Proteins encoded by one window of Natronomonas salsuginis:
- a CDS encoding RNA ligase family protein, which yields MKRYYSVPSVENAPEGMFDSGHLWLLEKVDGALFRFQLRESGLLRFGDRTRVYDDPDAVPPPYEHAVDHVQRRLGREALRNAVDDVESVVFFGVSTHRRTIEYDWDRLPSFLGFDVYSTETEAFRPPGATQGIFERLGLEPVNAFERELHTRDFDPESYSVPDSAWYDGPAAGVVVRNKRGGRAMLRHPAVPATGGEPTPIPDGVSESELAERYATDSRLRGVASRLESRGEAVTFETLYDLATTEIVREKHRRLLHGASSVDMSAFRSAVAARVRSFLDETQR from the coding sequence ATGAAACGGTATTACTCCGTTCCGAGCGTCGAGAACGCTCCGGAGGGGATGTTCGACTCCGGCCACCTCTGGCTGCTCGAAAAGGTCGACGGCGCGCTCTTCCGGTTTCAGCTCCGCGAATCGGGGCTGCTTCGATTCGGGGACCGAACCCGCGTCTACGACGATCCCGACGCGGTTCCGCCTCCGTACGAACACGCGGTCGACCACGTCCAACGCCGGCTCGGTCGCGAGGCGCTCCGAAACGCCGTCGACGACGTCGAGTCAGTCGTCTTTTTCGGCGTGTCGACCCACCGACGGACGATCGAGTACGACTGGGATCGGCTGCCGTCGTTTCTCGGGTTCGACGTGTACTCGACCGAGACGGAGGCGTTCCGACCGCCGGGAGCCACGCAGGGGATCTTCGAACGGCTCGGCCTCGAGCCGGTCAACGCGTTCGAGCGGGAGTTGCACACGCGGGACTTCGATCCCGAATCGTATTCGGTCCCGGATTCGGCGTGGTACGACGGGCCGGCCGCGGGCGTCGTCGTCCGCAACAAACGCGGCGGCCGGGCGATGCTCCGTCATCCCGCCGTTCCCGCGACCGGCGGCGAGCCGACGCCGATCCCGGACGGCGTCTCCGAATCGGAACTGGCCGAGCGGTACGCCACCGACTCTCGTCTCCGAGGAGTCGCGTCGAGGCTCGAATCCCGCGGCGAGGCGGTGACGTTCGAGACGCTGTACGATCTGGCGACGACCGAGATCGTCCGCGAGAAGCACCGACGGCTGCTTCACGGCGCGTCCTCCGTCGACATGTCGGCGTTCCGGTCGGCGGTGGCCGCCCGGGTCCGGTCGTTTCTGGACGAGACGCAGAGATAG
- a CDS encoding 30S ribosomal protein S15 yields MARMHSRRRGSSGSDRPTADEQPEWSDVDEESIEERVVELAEEGHDPSQIGLKLRDEGVQGVPVPDVKLATGKKVTEILEDNDATGDLPEDLRNLMERAVGLRDHMERNPGDAQNKRALQNTESKIRRLVDYYRGDKLAESFTYEYDEAKELLE; encoded by the coding sequence ATGGCACGAATGCATTCACGCCGTCGAGGGTCGTCCGGTTCGGACCGCCCCACGGCAGACGAACAACCGGAGTGGAGCGACGTAGACGAAGAGTCGATCGAGGAGCGAGTCGTCGAGCTGGCCGAGGAGGGGCACGACCCCAGCCAGATCGGCCTGAAGCTCCGAGACGAGGGCGTTCAGGGCGTCCCGGTCCCCGACGTGAAGCTCGCGACCGGCAAGAAGGTCACCGAGATCCTCGAGGACAACGACGCGACCGGCGACCTGCCGGAGGATCTCCGGAACCTGATGGAGCGCGCGGTCGGCCTGCGCGACCACATGGAGCGAAACCCCGGCGACGCTCAGAACAAGCGGGCGCTCCAGAACACGGAGTCGAAGATCCGCCGCCTCGTCGACTACTACCGCGGCGACAAGCTCGCCGAGTCGTTCACTTACGAGTACGACGAAGCCAAAGAGCTGCTGGAGTAA
- a CDS encoding KEOPS complex subunit Pcc1 — protein MTDDSRRATIRTVHEHPDVIAAAIAPDNTDEMSTRVESDGSDGGAVVTTIRRETTGGLRTTVDDYVSNLTVAQRITDTTIQS, from the coding sequence ATGACCGACGACAGCCGCCGCGCGACGATTCGGACAGTCCACGAGCACCCCGACGTGATCGCCGCGGCGATCGCCCCCGACAACACCGACGAGATGTCGACGCGCGTCGAGTCCGACGGCTCCGATGGCGGGGCCGTCGTCACGACGATCCGGCGCGAGACGACCGGTGGGCTTCGGACGACGGTCGACGATTACGTTTCGAACCTCACAGTTGCACAGCGAATAACCGACACGACAATTCAATCATGA
- a CDS encoding 30S ribosomal protein S3ae: MSERSVSKRKQEKRWYTVMAPEMFDRAELGETPADEPEMVYDRTIQTTLGELKNDPSENNTKLTFQISDVGSDAAYTDFVQHELTRDYLRSLTRRGTSKVDAFVTVLTTDDYRVQVQPVAYTTKSADHSQERAIRKTMVDLVEEAAAERTFEGLVESIVEGRLSSAIYGEAKTIYPLRRVEIQKTRVEAKPEEVAAEEETSVDVEDDGE, from the coding sequence ATGAGCGAACGTTCAGTATCCAAGCGAAAACAGGAGAAACGATGGTACACCGTGATGGCCCCCGAGATGTTCGACCGGGCCGAACTCGGCGAAACACCCGCGGACGAACCGGAGATGGTGTACGACCGCACCATTCAGACCACCCTCGGCGAGCTGAAAAACGACCCGAGCGAGAACAACACGAAGCTCACGTTCCAGATTTCGGACGTCGGCAGCGACGCCGCCTACACCGATTTCGTCCAACACGAGCTCACCCGCGACTACCTGCGCAGCCTCACCCGCCGCGGTACCTCGAAGGTCGACGCCTTCGTCACCGTCCTGACGACGGACGACTACCGCGTGCAGGTCCAGCCCGTCGCCTACACGACGAAGAGCGCGGACCACAGCCAAGAGCGCGCCATCCGGAAGACGATGGTCGATCTGGTCGAGGAGGCCGCCGCCGAGCGAACCTTCGAGGGGCTCGTCGAAAGCATCGTCGAGGGACGGCTCTCCTCTGCGATCTACGGCGAGGCGAAGACGATCTACCCGCTTCGACGCGTCGAGATCCAAAAGACGCGCGTCGAGGCTAAACCCGAAGAGGTCGCCGCCGAGGAAGAGACGAGCGTCGACGTCGAGGACGACGGCGAGTAA
- the tmk gene encoding dTMP kinase yields MLITLEGIDGGGKTTVREALEATLDGENAVFTREPTDSWYGDAAYRSIDDDDADSVAELFLYTADHADHLSRVVRPALDDGNIVVSDRYSDSRYAYQGATLAGTIDEPMKYIKAIHDPFTRPPDATLYLDVPPEVGAERAGATNKFETATYLKTVRANYERLINDEPDRFHRIDATRSEDEVVETAREIVTDLLA; encoded by the coding sequence ATGCTCATCACGCTCGAGGGGATCGACGGGGGTGGCAAGACGACGGTTCGAGAGGCGCTCGAAGCGACGCTCGACGGTGAGAACGCCGTCTTCACCCGCGAGCCGACCGACTCGTGGTACGGCGACGCCGCCTATCGGTCGATCGACGACGACGACGCCGACTCGGTCGCGGAGCTGTTCTTATACACCGCGGATCACGCGGACCACCTCTCCCGCGTGGTTCGACCGGCGCTCGATGACGGGAACATCGTCGTTTCCGATCGATACTCCGACTCCAGATACGCGTATCAGGGCGCGACGCTCGCCGGCACGATCGATGAGCCGATGAAATATATAAAGGCGATCCACGATCCGTTCACCCGGCCGCCGGACGCGACGCTGTATCTCGACGTGCCGCCGGAGGTCGGTGCCGAACGCGCCGGCGCGACGAACAAGTTCGAGACCGCGACGTATTTAAAGACGGTTCGGGCGAACTACGAGCGGCTTATAAACGACGAGCCGGATCGGTTCCACCGGATCGACGCGACGCGGTCCGAGGACGAGGTCGTCGAAACGGCGCGCGAGATCGTCACGGACCTTCTCGCGTAG
- a CDS encoding MBL fold metallo-hydrolase — MSTEVAPDVHQQRLAHSKVVYLTEANLLVDTGPESEWDGLTEFVAERGDVDRLFVSHNHGDHVGNVERVIETYDPEVLVPENEPLDDVDFGGATVTEVADGDEIADGVTVVEVPGHTQGICGLHLPEKALLLCTDILDGSDRRGLPAGFLLPPPAMYTWDSGQAETNLETLLSLSFDTAVVTHGSNVDEEPRGKLEAYLDFPNHYRKDLLAELS; from the coding sequence ATGTCTACCGAAGTTGCTCCAGACGTTCACCAACAGCGACTCGCTCACTCAAAAGTCGTTTACCTGACCGAGGCGAACCTGCTGGTCGACACCGGTCCCGAGTCGGAGTGGGACGGCCTCACGGAGTTCGTCGCCGAACGGGGCGACGTCGATCGGCTGTTCGTCTCCCACAATCACGGCGATCACGTTGGCAACGTCGAGCGGGTGATCGAGACGTACGATCCCGAGGTGCTCGTCCCCGAGAACGAACCGCTCGACGACGTGGACTTCGGCGGTGCCACCGTGACCGAGGTCGCCGACGGCGACGAGATCGCCGACGGCGTCACCGTCGTGGAGGTTCCGGGCCACACCCAGGGGATCTGCGGGCTCCATCTCCCCGAAAAAGCGCTGTTACTCTGTACCGATATCTTGGACGGGTCGGACCGTCGCGGGCTCCCGGCCGGATTCCTGCTGCCGCCGCCCGCGATGTACACGTGGGATAGCGGGCAGGCGGAGACGAACCTCGAAACGCTGCTGTCGCTGTCGTTCGACACCGCGGTCGTCACGCACGGCTCGAACGTCGACGAGGAGCCCCGCGGGAAGCTCGAAGCATACCTGGACTTTCCGAACCACTACCGGAAAGACCTCCTCGCGGAACTCTCCTGA
- a CDS encoding thiamine pyrophosphate-dependent enzyme — translation MHRVIGERDPSEMDGELARSLLRSMVRARVFDERAVSLQRRGWMSGYPPFEGAEASQVGAATAMADDDVLVPTYRSNAMQLTRGVPMADVLQFRRGFPEYGSGHDIPVFPQSITIATGIPQAVGIGMGAAYRDTDEAVLCYFGDGATSEGDFHEGSNFAGVFDAPVVFFCENNGWAISTPQTRQTASETIAGKADAYGIGRKRVDGNDPIAVYETVREALSAARAGLPVLVESLTHRRGPHTTSDDPSRYRDRASFPEWRTADPIERFREYLRGGDVTDADLVESVRSEAEAELDAAIREAERATRDPDDLFEWTYAESTPVLDREREAVQERLDRHGDPYADENE, via the coding sequence ATGCACCGCGTTATCGGCGAACGCGACCCGAGCGAGATGGACGGCGAGTTGGCTCGGTCGCTCCTCCGATCGATGGTCCGCGCTCGCGTCTTCGACGAGCGGGCCGTCTCGCTCCAGCGACGCGGATGGATGAGCGGCTATCCGCCCTTCGAGGGCGCGGAGGCCTCACAGGTCGGCGCGGCGACGGCGATGGCCGACGACGACGTGCTCGTTCCGACGTATCGGTCCAACGCGATGCAGTTGACCCGCGGCGTCCCGATGGCGGACGTCCTCCAGTTCCGGCGCGGTTTCCCGGAGTACGGCTCCGGACACGACATCCCGGTCTTCCCGCAGTCGATAACGATCGCCACGGGCATCCCGCAGGCGGTCGGGATCGGGATGGGCGCGGCGTATCGCGACACCGACGAGGCCGTGCTCTGTTACTTCGGGGATGGCGCGACGAGCGAGGGCGACTTCCACGAGGGGTCAAACTTCGCCGGGGTCTTCGACGCACCGGTCGTCTTCTTCTGTGAGAACAACGGCTGGGCGATCTCGACGCCTCAAACCCGACAGACCGCGAGCGAGACGATCGCGGGGAAGGCCGACGCCTACGGGATCGGCCGAAAGCGCGTCGACGGCAACGATCCGATCGCGGTGTACGAGACCGTTCGGGAGGCGCTCTCGGCCGCTCGCGCCGGCCTGCCGGTGCTCGTCGAGAGTCTCACGCACAGGCGTGGTCCGCATACGACGAGCGACGACCCGAGCCGGTATCGCGACCGCGCGTCGTTCCCGGAGTGGCGGACGGCGGACCCGATCGAGCGGTTTCGGGAGTACCTCCGGGGCGGCGACGTTACCGATGCCGACCTCGTCGAATCCGTCCGATCAGAGGCCGAGGCCGAACTCGACGCGGCGATTCGCGAGGCGGAGCGAGCGACGCGGGACCCGGACGATCTGTTCGAGTGGACCTACGCCGAGTCGACGCCGGTGCTCGATCGGGAGCGCGAGGCGGTTCAGGAGCGGTTGGACCGCCATGGCGATCCGTACGCCGACGAAAACGAGTAG
- a CDS encoding Lrp/AsnC ligand binding domain-containing protein, with product MLRAFIMVKAGTGHAEALADRLGELDHVTIANVVAGNFDVIVEAEAEEVYDIIHSVATRIRGFEDVEDTKTYICLE from the coding sequence ATGCTGCGCGCGTTCATTATGGTGAAAGCCGGGACAGGACACGCCGAAGCGCTCGCCGACCGACTCGGCGAACTCGATCACGTCACTATCGCGAACGTCGTCGCCGGAAACTTCGACGTGATCGTCGAGGCCGAGGCCGAGGAGGTGTACGACATTATCCACTCCGTGGCGACTCGAATTCGGGGCTTCGAAGACGTCGAGGACACGAAGACGTACATCTGCCTCGAGTAG
- a CDS encoding potassium channel family protein, which produces MRFVIVGAGRVGMRTARVLREESHEVVIVDPDVTKVERLADAGFEVIAGDGSDETTLLDLELDDIDGVAALSGDLTVNFIACMVGKRHECRTVLRVDNDDHEYMIGKYAGDVDEVIYPERLGAIAAKNALVGGSVKAVADIAHNLQLVELTITPGSPMRGYSLSELELPADSRVLAFGKDGDQLQLPDADASLEVGDRVVAIADFGVLREVEQIIVGESGRALAQGGA; this is translated from the coding sequence ATGAGATTCGTTATCGTGGGTGCCGGGCGAGTTGGAATGCGAACCGCGCGCGTCCTTCGCGAAGAGAGTCACGAGGTCGTCATCGTCGACCCCGACGTGACGAAGGTCGAGCGACTCGCCGACGCGGGGTTCGAGGTGATAGCAGGCGACGGGAGCGACGAGACGACGCTGCTCGACCTCGAACTCGACGATATCGACGGGGTCGCGGCGCTGTCGGGCGATCTGACGGTCAACTTCATCGCCTGTATGGTCGGCAAACGACACGAGTGTCGAACCGTCCTCCGGGTCGACAACGACGACCACGAGTACATGATCGGAAAGTACGCGGGCGACGTCGACGAGGTGATCTACCCCGAGCGACTCGGCGCGATCGCCGCGAAGAACGCCCTCGTCGGCGGGAGCGTCAAGGCGGTCGCCGACATCGCTCACAACCTCCAACTGGTCGAACTCACCATCACGCCCGGTTCGCCGATGCGCGGTTACTCGCTGTCCGAGCTCGAACTTCCCGCCGACTCCCGCGTGCTCGCCTTCGGCAAGGACGGCGATCAGCTCCAACTGCCCGACGCGGACGCCTCCTTGGAGGTCGGCGATAGAGTCGTCGCGATCGCCGACTTTGGCGTTCTGCGCGAGGTCGAGCAGATCATCGTTGGCGAGTCGGGGCGCGCGCTCGCGCAGGGAGGAGCCTGA
- a CDS encoding Lrp/AsnC family transcriptional regulator, which produces MVVAYVMVKAHTGEAGRLRDEIAAIDGVVSAHIVAGDIDIITKVDVESPADVKDIAADAIQALDGVEDTHTYIAMG; this is translated from the coding sequence ATGGTCGTCGCTTACGTCATGGTCAAAGCCCACACGGGCGAGGCGGGGCGACTCCGAGACGAGATCGCGGCGATCGACGGCGTCGTCTCGGCGCACATCGTCGCCGGCGACATCGATATCATCACCAAGGTGGACGTGGAGTCACCGGCCGACGTCAAGGACATCGCGGCCGACGCGATTCAGGCGCTCGACGGCGTCGAGGATACGCACACCTACATCGCGATGGGATGA
- a CDS encoding SDR family oxidoreductase, giving the protein MNGIQDGVAIVSGASSGIGRATAKRFATEGAQVVVADIDAEGGEETVSQIESDGGDAAFVEADVTDEADVETVVETAVETYGGLDFAFNNAGIEGATASTDEQPMDNWNRVIDINLEGVFLGLREQIPTMLEHGGGAIVSTASVAGLLGFPNLSPYVASKHGVIGLTKTAAVEFSGEGIRVNAVCPGVINTPMVARTKEEDPETMEATMAATPIGRLGEPEEIASAVVWLCSDDASFVTGESLVVDGGFSVQ; this is encoded by the coding sequence ATGAACGGAATACAAGACGGTGTTGCGATCGTATCGGGTGCGAGTTCGGGGATCGGACGGGCGACGGCAAAGCGGTTCGCGACGGAGGGCGCACAGGTCGTCGTCGCGGACATCGACGCCGAGGGCGGCGAGGAGACGGTCTCGCAGATCGAATCCGACGGCGGAGACGCCGCCTTCGTCGAAGCCGATGTGACCGACGAGGCCGATGTCGAGACGGTCGTCGAGACGGCAGTGGAGACGTACGGTGGGCTGGACTTCGCGTTCAACAACGCCGGCATCGAGGGGGCGACGGCATCGACGGACGAACAACCGATGGACAACTGGAATCGCGTGATCGACATCAACCTCGAGGGTGTCTTCTTAGGACTGCGCGAGCAGATCCCCACGATGCTCGAACACGGCGGCGGGGCGATCGTCAGCACCGCGTCGGTCGCCGGGCTGTTAGGCTTTCCGAACCTCAGCCCGTACGTAGCGAGCAAACACGGCGTCATCGGGTTGACGAAGACGGCCGCCGTCGAGTTCAGCGGCGAGGGGATTCGGGTGAACGCCGTCTGTCCGGGTGTGATCAACACGCCAATGGTCGCGCGAACCAAGGAGGAGGATCCCGAGACGATGGAGGCGACGATGGCGGCGACGCCGATCGGTCGGCTCGGAGAACCCGAGGAGATCGCCTCGGCGGTCGTGTGGCTCTGCTCGGACGACGCCTCGTTCGTGACCGGCGAGTCGCTCGTCGTCGACGGCGGCTTTTCAGTCCAGTGA
- a CDS encoding NAD(P)/FAD-dependent oxidoreductase, translating into MTDHYQVTVVGGGPAGLTAALYTTRLGHDTAVINRGGGRAAMMLDTHNVIGVTEETSGNEFLAAAIEQVQSYGADYFQDYVSEIEPIGTDGEGYRVTAGNVEVTTDHIVLATGFSDVRPDPPLPRTGKGLHYCLHCDAYMFVDESVFVMGTGDAAAHVAMIMLNFTPDVDILTRGDEIEWSDETAEMLENHPIDVVHDDIVGIRKDDDGWLSAFEFEDGSVREYRGGFPMYGSNYNTDLAESLGVELNDDGTIAVDDHGRTNVDGVYAVGDITPGHNQIPTAMGEGARCGIGNHYDLRAFPRGLDEIEELGPVTDADVPAISQELLRRAVTHEGHPGGPREQQSVAGDD; encoded by the coding sequence ATGACAGACCACTATCAGGTGACGGTCGTCGGCGGCGGGCCTGCCGGGTTGACCGCGGCGCTGTACACCACCCGACTCGGGCACGACACCGCGGTAATAAACCGCGGCGGCGGACGGGCGGCGATGATGCTCGACACCCACAACGTCATCGGCGTGACCGAGGAAACGTCGGGTAACGAGTTCCTCGCGGCGGCGATCGAGCAGGTACAATCGTACGGCGCAGACTACTTTCAGGACTACGTCAGCGAGATCGAACCGATCGGAACCGACGGAGAGGGGTATCGCGTCACCGCCGGAAACGTCGAGGTGACGACCGACCACATCGTTCTCGCGACCGGCTTCTCTGACGTGCGTCCGGACCCTCCACTTCCTCGGACTGGAAAGGGTCTGCACTACTGTCTGCACTGCGATGCGTACATGTTCGTCGACGAGTCGGTCTTCGTGATGGGGACCGGCGACGCCGCAGCGCACGTCGCGATGATCATGCTAAACTTCACCCCCGACGTCGACATCCTCACACGGGGCGACGAGATCGAGTGGTCCGACGAGACCGCCGAGATGCTCGAGAACCACCCGATCGACGTGGTCCACGATGACATCGTCGGCATACGGAAGGACGACGACGGCTGGCTCTCGGCGTTCGAGTTCGAGGACGGGAGCGTCCGCGAGTACCGCGGCGGCTTCCCGATGTACGGGTCGAACTACAACACCGATCTCGCCGAATCGCTCGGCGTCGAGTTGAATGACGACGGGACGATCGCCGTCGACGACCATGGCCGCACGAACGTCGACGGCGTCTACGCCGTCGGCGACATCACGCCTGGACACAACCAGATCCCGACCGCGATGGGCGAGGGCGCCCGCTGCGGCATCGGTAACCACTACGACCTCCGAGCGTTCCCGAGGGGCCTCGACGAAATCGAGGAACTCGGACCGGTCACCGACGCCGACGTGCCGGCGATCTCGCAGGAACTCCTCCGTCGTGCGGTGACACACGAGGGACATCCCGGCGGGCCAAGAGAGCAACAGTCCGTCGCCGGCGACGACTAG
- a CDS encoding DUF7110 family protein, whose amino-acid sequence MTSRVYRLHSTLELKLDDVHEFFDGYELPVEIEDVEVTRRNNTLIVSAVAAEDNISKYTPTAQLKASITENRLYETEDGWQETPPEPDMGASVGDGDGPQWGSFSDSGQVQEEPEINSKLVEYACFKGDRETVLQNTALQYPMFEVLCDLAKFAEKGTLTAIAAVDGDLVAVRIVDGEERSASVEVVDDPRERESKNTVNWRDNKFISG is encoded by the coding sequence ATGACCAGTCGCGTATACAGACTTCATTCGACACTGGAACTGAAACTCGACGACGTTCACGAATTCTTCGACGGCTACGAGTTGCCCGTCGAGATCGAAGACGTCGAGGTGACCCGGCGGAACAACACGCTCATTGTCAGCGCCGTCGCCGCCGAGGACAACATTTCGAAGTACACGCCGACAGCACAGCTGAAGGCGAGCATCACGGAGAACAGACTCTACGAGACCGAAGACGGGTGGCAGGAGACGCCTCCCGAACCCGATATGGGCGCGTCAGTCGGCGACGGCGACGGGCCACAGTGGGGAAGCTTCAGCGACAGCGGCCAGGTGCAGGAGGAGCCGGAGATCAACTCGAAACTCGTCGAGTACGCCTGTTTTAAGGGTGATCGCGAGACGGTGCTGCAGAACACGGCTCTGCAGTATCCGATGTTCGAGGTCCTGTGCGATCTCGCCAAGTTCGCCGAGAAGGGAACGCTCACCGCGATCGCCGCCGTTGACGGCGATCTCGTCGCGGTCCGGATCGTCGACGGCGAGGAGCGGTCGGCGAGCGTCGAGGTCGTCGACGACCCCCGCGAGCGCGAATCGAAAAACACCGTCAACTGGCGCGACAACAAATTCATAAGCGGCTGA
- a CDS encoding biotin transporter BioY: MVNATSSTVDLVGDETALNVARAALLAALLGAFAYVSFPYPLSPAPVTLQVLGVFLAGLFLGPLWGGASMVLYLLAGALGAPIFSGGGAGLGVLLGPTGGYLFSYPLAAIAVGAIAHGGIELRPLADRSVPRLVAGMAAATVVIYGVGVPFMWWNLDMTLRTAVITGAVVFVPAEAAKMAAAIGIVRSDAIHAE, translated from the coding sequence ATGGTAAACGCAACATCGTCCACGGTCGATCTCGTCGGAGACGAAACCGCGCTCAACGTCGCACGTGCGGCGCTTTTGGCCGCGCTCTTGGGCGCCTTCGCGTACGTATCGTTCCCGTATCCGCTCTCACCGGCTCCGGTCACCCTGCAGGTGCTCGGCGTCTTCCTCGCCGGACTCTTTCTTGGTCCGCTGTGGGGCGGTGCGTCGATGGTGCTGTATCTCCTCGCCGGGGCACTCGGCGCACCCATCTTCTCGGGCGGCGGGGCCGGACTGGGCGTGTTGCTCGGGCCGACCGGCGGCTACCTCTTTTCGTACCCCCTTGCGGCGATCGCCGTTGGCGCGATCGCCCACGGTGGGATCGAACTCCGCCCGCTCGCCGATCGATCGGTTCCCCGACTCGTCGCCGGGATGGCGGCCGCAACCGTCGTGATCTACGGTGTCGGCGTCCCATTCATGTGGTGGAACCTCGACATGACGCTACGGACCGCCGTGATCACGGGCGCGGTGGTGTTCGTCCCCGCCGAGGCGGCCAAGATGGCGGCGGCGATCGGCATCGTTCGAAGCGACGCGATCCATGCGGAATGA
- a CDS encoding energy-coupling factor ABC transporter ATP-binding protein — MIEVEALSSRRGETITLDDVSIRIDDGEAVAIVGANGSGKTTLVRHLNGLLTPDSGSVTVNGASVLDDPVAARTSVGMVFQNPRDCFVAATVGADVAFGPENLGLSHEEIERRVRTALSAVDMTDHRDARIDRLSGGQQARVAIAGALAMEPDHLVLDEPFTGLDHPSRTSVLRHLESLSRGGTSLIVVTHDLRGLNHLLDRIVILVDGRVELEVDATDDDRLAGFGIKPC; from the coding sequence ATGATCGAGGTCGAAGCCCTCAGCAGCAGACGCGGCGAGACGATCACCCTCGATGACGTCTCGATTCGGATCGACGATGGGGAAGCGGTCGCCATCGTCGGGGCGAACGGATCCGGCAAGACGACGCTCGTCCGTCATTTGAACGGGCTTCTCACCCCCGACTCCGGGTCGGTCACGGTGAACGGAGCGTCGGTTCTCGACGATCCCGTCGCCGCGCGTACCTCCGTCGGGATGGTGTTTCAGAATCCACGGGACTGCTTCGTCGCCGCGACCGTCGGTGCGGACGTTGCGTTCGGCCCGGAAAACCTCGGCCTTTCGCACGAGGAGATCGAACGGCGGGTTCGGACCGCGCTGTCGGCAGTCGATATGACCGATCACCGCGACGCTCGTATCGACCGACTCTCCGGTGGCCAACAGGCCCGCGTCGCCATCGCCGGGGCGCTCGCCATGGAGCCCGACCATCTCGTCCTCGACGAACCGTTCACCGGCCTCGACCATCCCTCACGTACCTCGGTTCTCCGACATCTCGAATCGCTCTCGAGGGGCGGAACGAGCCTGATCGTCGTCACCCACGATCTACGCGGTCTGAACCATCTCCTCGATCGGATCGTCATTCTCGTGGATGGCCGGGTCGAACTGGAAGTCGACGCCACCGACGACGATCGCCTGGCGGGATTCGGCATCAAACCGTGTTGA
- a CDS encoding energy-coupling factor transporter transmembrane component T family protein: MLSYEPGDSFAHRLDPRSKLAVQGGFAAAAFAYTTPPGLAGLTLIAAVVLLVARTSPGRALWEFRFVFPFLLAAPLLEGLSWTDWFVVADALDPALAGYRVLLVLLVAAAYVRTTPVRDSRAAVQWIIPGRTGRFLGMGVAFVFRFLPVLQADLSRIRDAQRARLGTERSVPARMSTVVVAGFNRAFERADRLSIALRARCLSWNPTLPALRFSRYDAGATVIAIVLFAVSLRSAI; the protein is encoded by the coding sequence GTGTTGAGCTACGAACCGGGCGATTCGTTCGCTCACCGACTCGACCCGCGTTCGAAACTCGCCGTACAGGGTGGGTTCGCGGCGGCGGCGTTCGCTTATACGACGCCGCCCGGGCTCGCCGGCTTGACGCTCATCGCGGCCGTCGTCTTGCTCGTCGCGCGGACCTCTCCCGGACGAGCGCTGTGGGAGTTCCGGTTCGTCTTCCCGTTCTTGCTTGCCGCCCCGCTCCTCGAGGGGCTCTCGTGGACCGACTGGTTCGTGGTCGCGGACGCGCTCGATCCCGCACTCGCGGGCTATCGGGTGCTACTGGTCTTGCTTGTGGCCGCCGCGTACGTCCGAACGACACCGGTTCGCGACTCGCGCGCGGCGGTCCAGTGGATCATCCCCGGTCGAACGGGCCGATTTCTCGGGATGGGTGTCGCGTTCGTGTTCCGATTTCTCCCCGTCCTACAGGCGGATCTCAGCCGGATTCGAGATGCACAGCGGGCGCGACTGGGCACCGAACGCTCGGTTCCCGCCCGGATGAGTACCGTGGTCGTCGCCGGATTCAACCGCGCGTTCGAACGGGCGGATCGACTCTCAATCGCACTCCGTGCGCGGTGTCTCTCGTGGAATCCGACGCTCCCGGCGCTCAGATTTTCGCGGTACGATGCGGGCGCGACCGTGATCGCAATCGTCCTCTTTGCGGTGAGCCTCCGCTCTGCCATCTGA